The following are encoded together in the Kwoniella europaea PYCC6329 chromosome 1, complete sequence genome:
- a CDS encoding flap endonuclease 1, whose translation MGLTALLSENAPRCMKEHEMKTLFGRKVAIDASMSIYQFLIAVRQQDGQMLMNESGDVTSHLMGFFYRTIRMVDHGIKPCYIFDGKPPELKGNVLAKRFARREEAKEGEEEARETGTAEDIDKLARRQVRVTKEHNEECKKLLALMGIPVVTAPGEAEAQCAELARAGKVYAAGSEDMDTLTFHTPILLRHLTFSEAKKMPISEINLDIALQDLDMTMDQFIELCILLGCDYLEPCKGIGPKTALKLLREHNGLAGVVKFVRGKMAEKEQENQVIASQHDDDDSDRESEEGGGGMMVNSDGEEVPVSSPVKKSPAKKKKKVTSSGMQIPEHWPWEEAKQLFITPDVVKGADLDLEWKAPDVEGLVEFLCRDKGFNEDRVRAGAAKLAKMLAAKQQGRLDGFFTVKPKDSSTSKPAAGGKRKGDEKDKGGAKKKGKK comes from the exons ATGG GTCTCACCGCTCTGTTGAGCGAAAACGCACCGAGATGTATGAAGGAACATGAGATGAAGACT CTCTTCGGTAGAAAGGTAGCTATCGATGCTTCCAT GTCGATCTACCAGTTCCTCATCGCAGTGAGACAGCAAGACGGtcagatgttgatgaatgaaAGTGGAGATGTAACCAG TCACTTGATGGGTTTCTTCTACCGTACGATACGAATGGTAGATCACGGGATAAAACCATGTTACATCTTTGATGGTAAACCACCCGAATTAAAGGGTAATGTT CTTGCCAAGCGTTTCGCTCGACGggaagaagccaaagaaggtgaagaagaagcacGAGAAACTG GTACGGCTGAAGATATTGATAAGCTGGCTAGAAGACAGGTCAGAGTGACTAAAGAGCATAATGAGGAATGTAAGAAGTTATTGGCTCTGATGGGTATACCGGTGGTGACG GCGCCAGGAGAAGCTGAAGCCCAATGCGCTGAACTTGCACGAGCAGGAAAA GTATACGCTGCTGGTTCCGAAGATATGGACACTCTCACTTTCCACACGCCCATCCTCCTCCGACATCTTACTTTCTCAGAAGCCAAGAAAATGCCTATCTCAGAGATCAACCTGGATATAGCATTACAGGATCTGGACATGACCATGGATCAG TTTATCGAATTGTGCATTTTACTTGGATGTGATTACCTAGAACCATGCAAGGGTATCGGACCCAAGACTGCCCTGAAGCTCTTGAGGGAACATAATGGCTTAGCGGGAGTAGTCAAATTTGTAAGAGGTAAAATGGCGGAGAAAGAACAGGAGAATCAAGTTATTGCGTCTcagcatgatgatgatgattcagatagagagagcgaagaaggtggagggggcatgatggtgaattcagatggagaggaagtaCCTGTCAGTAGTCCCGTCAAGAAATCACCAgcgaagaaaaagaagaaggtgactAGTTCCGGTATGCAAATTCCCGAACATTGGCCTTGGGAAGAGGCCAAACAGTTGTTCATCACTCCTGATGTGGTGAAAGGAGCAGATTTAGAT CTCGAATGGAAAGCGCCTGATGTAGAGGGATTAGTAGAGTTCTTATGTCGAGATAAAGGtttcaa CGAAGATAGGGTTAGAGCGGGAGCAGCCAAGTTAGCCAAGATGTTAGCTGCTAAACAACAAGGTAGATTGGATGGTTTCTTCACTGTTAAACCTAAAGATTCTAGTACAAGTAAACCCGCTGctggaggaaagaggaaaggcgatgagaaggataaagGCGGAGctaagaagaagggaaagaagtag
- a CDS encoding carbamoyl-phosphate synthase, small subunit, with protein MSMSIARSIRALKTGSSSKLSLPKRTLATPVNTNLYTPVLPAKIPAVLHLKSGQSYHGHNFGSENSKFGETVFSTSITSYTDSMTDPSYLGQILVFTSPMIGNYGVPSNSSPPGFPGIPYLESEKIQCTGVVVSDVALKYSHYKAVESLHEWCKRYDVPGITGVDTRAITSLLRDQGTTLGRLAVGEESLKPAPASSEFWDPSTENLVAQASTKQPYVLNAEGKGPRIALLDFGTKANILRSLVKRGAVVTVLPWDYDFNSIRDQFDGLFLSNGPGDPKQIMETALRVRETIDQWDKPIFGICMGHQVLGLAAGLEAYRMTFGNRGHNQPVLALASSGSINAGRVYVTSQNHQYALKLTEEFPEGWAPFFINCNDSSVEGIISTPESGKRVWGVQFHPESAGGPLDTIEMFTDFVNECQFGPSGGSNMIAGEVKIGGSDAKAASEISATA; from the exons atgtcaatgtcaatcgCTCGATCAATCCGAGCCCTCAAAACTGGCTCTTCCAGTAAACTCTCACTACCAAAGAGGACTTTGGCTACTCCCGTTAACACCAACTTATACACCCCAGTCTTACCCGCCAAGATCCCAGCGGTGTTACACTTGAAATCAGGTCAAAGTTACCATGGACATAATTTCGGTAGTGAGAACTCTAAATTTGGTGAAACCGTTTTCAGTACCAGTATCACTTCTT ACACCGACTCAATGACCGATCCTTCCTACCTTGGTCAAATCCTCGTCTTCACCTCACCTATGATCGGAAACTACGGTGTTCCCTCCAACTCTTCCCCACCTGGTTTCCCAGGTATTCCATACCTCGAATCAGAGAAAATCCAATGTACAGGTGTAGTCGTCTCTGACGTCGCGCTCAAATACTCCCACTACAAAGCTGTCGAATCATTACACGAGTGGTGTAAGCGATACGACGTACCAGGTATAACCGGTGTTGATACCCGAGCTATCACCTCTCTCCTTCGAGATCAGGGAACTACCCTCGGTCGATTGGCAGTAGGTGAGGAATCTCTCAAGCCTGCTCCTGCATCTAGCGAATTCTGGGATCCATCAACCGAAAATTTAGTTGCTCAAGCGTCGACCAAACAACCTTACGTTCTCAATGCTGAAGGTAAAGGACCACGAATTGCCCTATTGGATTTCGGTACCAAAGCGAATATCCTCAGATCGTTGGTTAAAAGAGGAGCTGTAGTCACCGTTTTACCATGGGATTATGACTTTAATTCAATCAGAGATCAATTCGATGGATTGTTCTTATCCAATGGTCCGGGTGACCCCAAGCAAATTATGGAAACTGCCCTTAGGGTAAGGGAAACTATCGATCAGTGGGATAAACCAATTTTCGGAATTTGTATGGGACATCAAGTTCTGGGTTTAGCTGCTGGTTTGGAAGCGTACAGAATGACTTTCGGAAATAGAGGTCATAATCAACCTGTATTGGCTTTGGCTAGTTCGGGAAGTATCAATGCTGGTAGAGTTTATGTCACT TCACAAAACCATCAATACGCTTTGAAGTTGACTGAAGAATTCCCAGAAGGTTGGGcaccattcttcatcaactgtAATGATTCTTCTGTGGAGGGTATCATCTCCACTCCAGAGAGCGGCAAAAGAGTTTGGGGTGTCCAATTCCATCCTGAATCTGCTGGTGGTCCATTAGATAccatcgag ATGTTCACTGATTTCGTCAACGAGTGTCAATTCGGTCCATCGGGCGGATCTAACATGATTGCTGGAGAAGTCAAGATTGGAGGATCGGATGCTAAAGCTGCCAGTGAGATCAGCGCGACTGCTTAG